The segment GATTTCGTCTAAGAATAGTGTGCCGCCTTCAGCCAGTTCAAAACGCCCTTTCCGAGCGGTAATTGCTCCAGTAAATGCGCCTTTTTCATGGCCAAACAGTTCACTCTCCAATAAATCCGCAGGAATTGCACCACAGTTAATTGGCACAAACGGACCGCCACGACGCGGTGAATGGTAGTGAATATTTCTTGCGACAACCTCTTTACCTGTACCAGATTCACCTAAAATCAATACGTTAGCTTCTGTTCCAGAAACTTGTTCAATTAAATGGCGAACCTCTTGGATACCGTTGCTCTGGCCGACCAAACTGCGAAATAGAGTGTTCTTGCGGTCAGACGCGACAACGTTAATGCCCTGACGACCTAAAAATGCTTTGCAGTGGCGGAGTGCTTCGCTCAGTTGCTGATAGTTGAGAGGAAACTCCAACTCACCAACAAATTGAGGAAACTCTTCCAAAGAGTACGGCTGCTTATCAGCCATTAAAAGAGGTATGTGATTTGCACTTGCAAGTGATGAGGCTAATGATTCTGATAGTTTATGATCTTTCAACGATCCAAGAATGCACCCTGTCCACGTTGCCGACCAATTGACTTGATCAGCCAGCGAAGACTCAACTACCTCACACTGCTCTCCTACAAATTCTAATATGATACTGAGATTAAGACGAATAGACGGATCGTCTTCAATCACAAGCAATTTTGCTAAACCTTGCATAGGTGAGAATATTTGCCTTCAATCTGGAAAGTTGGATGTATTTACACAATAAGAATCGTATTCGGCTGAATTAGTCTTTTAAGTAGTGCTAAATATACGATAGTCAATCTGTGAAAATCAGCAACAAAAAAAGCCATTAGGCTATCTAATGGCTTCTATTCTATGTGATAAAAAAAATAAGGCAACCAAGCAATTAGCAGGTGTGAGCTCTGTTAAAACTTTCAGAGATAACTTACAAACCTACTTCATTTGAAGTCAGATTGTGGTATTCAGCAGGAATTTGATCCCATGCTGATTTAATTTCACGAATAATATCGATCACATCATCCACTATCTGCGGATCGTTCTGATGGTTAGCCGCTGCAATTTGCGTGATCATAAATTCGTATAGCTGATCTAGGTTTTGTGCGATTTCACCGCCATCATCCATAGATAAACAGCTACGTAAGCTGATTATGATGTCCAAAGCTTTACCAAAGCGCTCGCCTTTAACTGGGATGTTGCCCTGTAGCATCGCTGCCTTGCCTTGGATCAAACGTTCAATCGCGCCAGCCATTAACATCTGTACAATCTTATGCGGTGAGGCCGCACTTAGCTGGCTATCCACTGATACTTTTTTGTACGCCTGCAAAGAAC is part of the Vibrio diazotrophicus genome and harbors:
- the fliS gene encoding flagellar export chaperone FliS; its protein translation is MRGSLQAYKKVSVDSQLSAASPHKIVQMLMAGAIERLIQGKAAMLQGNIPVKGERFGKALDIIISLRSCLSMDDGGEIAQNLDQLYEFMITQIAAANHQNDPQIVDDVIDIIREIKSAWDQIPAEYHNLTSNEVGL